Proteins encoded together in one Salmo trutta chromosome 3, fSalTru1.1, whole genome shotgun sequence window:
- the LOC115174071 gene encoding proteoglycan 4 isoform X8 — MSPKKKHGSSHQLTHLIYRHLKENGFQKAAEELKKHVKGGEPEALSTSLLDIYNKWFGDASKSTKTGTEPDSSELKQNRQADPESSTESSSSAEEETTPVKVSQTPKPQSSAKDSPTKAKTAVQRTLGGNGTVVEERTGTDSSEDSESEETPPQKSPATPKANHVPAAKIKAESEVTPSTLTKAKLTTTSTPKSGASNNTNDTSSDRKEATTVIVSTLIQKTPLTPTPVTPTSKPTSTAKTKATPTKAVVVATPSKAKATTTATSTTSDSSSCSSESSDSDEESPAVKTPTTPKATPAKPVTPISKTTSTAKPTTKSKTTAPETSSDSCDSSSESEEEGPTVTAPVKQQRATPTAKMKATPVKPVVAATPSKTSASKESSDSIDSSSDSEEENPAVTTAPTPKATPVAQQIATSTVKTKAPPGTPVKPVVATTPSKTSASKESSDSSDSSSDSEEDSPATTTTSKPQTTPVTPAKQTKLKTTSKAKTKATPATPAKPVVAATPSKAQVTPTVTPTSTAPESSNDSSDTPSDIPDEAPAKHAKVQFKTPASAKKAQSGGKGKKPASKDLLLLLNSLTSPTAKAIEKKSGRSGHSSVEETPAVTATPAVAPATNIGKKVAAKDKKATSSKKAQASAPSAKRKRGEDKPGDTPVKGKKKKPSPETVMAALPLTVLGPPPTGGDDSGSDSDTDLDVEKWKRLALELSDTSIAKMDAITALTAPPAPTSPASAAKKTRAPRKPRAKAAPKTPPKPRAKAAPKTPPKPRAKAAPKTPKPKAGAAVEKSSAAEKVKTTAEKEDGNGKTKTTAKASKAKSSQAKKAAPHTPSVKTSPTPSPEGQAEINNNTADLTTVADKQPPSTPATPTPNGKPSTKKRKRKNRNNETKADDNSPQPQKKKRETGEEKTDEMKNETVEEKEPEKEKKKTTKENEAKKDKGTKKKQEAIRKENETKMELEKKKKKKKKKTNENCVDKEPPPPPSTTVTPDPPTEKKKIKKLKLSETAVPEMPVTPAQDSIPVQHPPAPTETPPKKKKKSSKSK, encoded by the exons ATGTCTCCAAAGAAGAAGCATGGGTCAAGTCATCAATTGACCCATTTGATCTACCGACATTTGAAGGAAAACGGCTTCCAGAAAGCTGCAGAAGAACTCAAAAAGCATGTGAAG GGCGGAGAACCAGAAGCCTTGTCAACTTCACTACTGGACATCTACAATAAATGGTTTGGAGA TGCTTCCAAGAGTACAAAGACGGGAACAGAACCGGATTCTTCTGAGTTAAAACAGAACCGTCAAGCAGACCCTGAAAGCAGCACAGAGAGCTCGAGTTCAGCAGAGGAAGAAACAACACCTGTTAAAG TCTCCCAGACCCCAAAGCCTCAGAGCTCAGCTAAAGACAGCCCAACTAAGGCCAAGACTGCTGTGCAGAGAACTCTTGGAGggaacgggacagtagtggaggagagaaCTGGCACAGACAGCTCAGAGGACTCTGAGAGTGAGGAGACACCGCCACAA AAAAGCCCTGCAACGCCCAAAGCCAATCATGTTCCAGCTGCAAAGATCAAGGCCGAGTCAGAGGTCACACCATCGACCCTAACCAAGGCCAAGTTAACAACCACTTCCACGCCTAAATCTGGGGCCTCCAACAATACCAATGATACGTCTTCAGACAGGAAAGAGGCAACAACAGTG ATTGTCTCAACATTGATTCAGAAAACACCCTTGACGCCAACACCAGTTACGCCAACCAGTAAACCAACATCAACAGCCAAGACGAAAGCTACTCCAACTAAAGCAGTGGTTGTTGCTACTCCAAGCAAGGCcaaggcaacaacaactgccacaTCTACAACATCCGACTCATCCAGTTGCAGTAGTGAATCGTCAGATAGCGATGAGGAGAGTCCAGCGGTG AAAACACCCACAACACCAAAAGCAACACCTGCAAAACCAGTAACACCAATTAGTAAAACAACATCAACGGCCAAGCCAACAACCAAATCGAAGACTACAGCGCCAGAGACTTCCAGTGACAGCTGTGATTCATCATCAGAAAGTGAAGAGGAAGGTCCAACAGTG ACAGCGCCAGTGAAGCAACAGAGAGCAACACCAACAGCCAAGATGAAAGCCACCCCAGTTAAACCAGTGGTTGCTGCCACTCCAAGCAAGACCTCAGCTAGTAAGGAGTCCAGTGACAGCATTGATTCATCATCAGACAGCGAAGAGGAGAATCCAGCAGTG ACAACAGCTCCCACTCCAAAAGCTACACCAGTGGCGCAACAGATAGCAACATCAACAGTCAAGACGAAAGCCCCTCCGGGTACTCCAGTTAAACCAGTGGTTGCTACCACTCCAAGCAAGACCTCAGCTAGTAAGGAGTCCAGTGACAGCAGTGATTCATCATCAGACAGCGAAGAGGACAGTCCAGCAACG ACAACAACCTCAAAACCACAAACTACACCAGTGACACCAGCGAAACAAACAAAACTGAAAACAACATCAAAAGCcaagacgaaagccactcctgctACTCCAGCTAAGCCAGTGGTTGCTGCTACCCCAAGCAAGGCCCAGGTAACACCCACTGTCACACCGACAAGTACAGCACCAGAATCGTCCAACGACAGCAGTGACACACCATCAGACATCCCAGATGAAGCCCCAGCAAAGCATGCTAAGGTTCAATTTAAGACCCCTGCTTCAGCTAAGAAGGCCCAGAGTGGGGGAAAGGGGAAAAAACCTGCTTCTAAGGACCTACTCCTACTGCTGAACAGTCTTACT TCACCCACAGCCAAAGCCATTGAGAAGAAGAGCGGCCGTAGTGGACACTCCTCAGTTGAGGAAACTCCAGCTGTTACAGCAACACCTGCTG TTGCTCCAGCCACAAATATAGGAAAGAAGGTGGCTGCAAAAGACAAGAAAGCAACCTCGTCGAAGAAAGCACAA GCCTCAGCTCCATCAGCCAAGAGGAAAAGAGGTGAAGACAAACCAGGGGACACGCCCGTTAAAGGCAAAAAGAAGAAGCCCTCCCCTGAGACTGTCATGGCTGCCCTGCCTCTGACCGTTCTTGGTCCTCCTCCTACAGGGGGAGACGACTCTGGCTCGGACTCTGACACCGATCTGGACGTGGAGAAGTGGAAGAGACTGGCACTGGAACTatcag ACACAAGCATCGCCAAAATGGACGCCATCACTGCGCTGACCGCTCCACCTGCTCCCACCTCACCTGCCTCAGCAGCGAAGAAAACAAGAGCACCGAGGAAGCCCAGGGCTAAAGCAGCACCGAAGACACCACCCAAACCCAGGGCTAAAGCTGCACCGAAGACACCACCCAAACCCAGGGCTAAAGCTGCACCGAAGACACCTAAACCCAAGGCTGGCGCTGCAGTGGAAAAGTCTAGTGCTGCTGAAAAGGTCAAGACTACAGCTGAAAAGGAAGATGGGAATGGGAAGACCAAGACAACTGCAAAAGCTAGTAAAGCCAAGTCCAGTCAAGCTAAGAAGGCAGCACCTCACACCCCATCAGTCAAAACATCTCCCACCCCATCCCCTGAAGGCCAAGCCGAGATCAACAATAATACTGCTGACCTTACGACCGTGGCAGACAAACAGCCACCCTCCACGCCTGCTACCCCAACACCTAATGGAAAACCGTCAACCAAGAAAAGGAAGAGGAAAAATAGGAACAATGAGACGAAAGCAGATGACAATTCACCACAACCCCAAAAGAAGAAAAGGGAAACCGGCGAAGAGAAGACTGATGAAATGAAAAACGAGACTGTAGAAGAGAAGGAACCAGAGAAGGAAAAGAAGAAGACGACTAAGGAGAATGAGGCAAAAAAGGACAAGGGAACGAAGAAGAAACAGGAGGCGATAAGAAAGGAGAATGAGACTAAGATGGAACtggaaaagaagaagaagaagaagaagaagaaaacgaATGAGAACTGTGTTGACAAggaaccaccaccacctccatccaCCACAGTAACACCTGATCCTCCAACAGAGAAGAAAA AGATTAAAAAGCTGAAACTCTCAGAGACTGCAGTGCCTGAGATGCCAGTCACACCTGCCCAAGACTCCATCCCTGTACAGCACCCTCCAGCACCCACAGAGACCCCACCTAAAAAG AAAAAGAAATCATCTAAGAGTAAGTAA